A single window of Thermovenabulum gondwanense DNA harbors:
- a CDS encoding cell wall hydrolase, which yields MRKKMLIFFIILLMGILITSHVFASTSGIVLKEGMRGREVALLQQKLKELGYYYGSVDGVFGWRTKLAVMNFQRSRGLKVDGIAGYWTLRALNLSFDNTYRGYEGRFSARDIELLARLVYAEARGEPYIGQVAVAASVLNRIKSPLYPNSIPEVIFQIEGGRYQYSCVPDGQINLVPDETARKAVYDALSGFDPSKGAIGYYNPKKTNDLWVRQRPVTVIIGDHVFFK from the coding sequence ATGAGAAAAAAAATGCTTATTTTCTTTATAATTCTTTTGATGGGAATTCTTATTACCTCCCATGTTTTTGCATCGACGAGTGGGATAGTTTTAAAAGAAGGAATGAGAGGAAGAGAAGTTGCTTTATTACAGCAAAAGCTCAAGGAATTGGGTTATTACTACGGAAGTGTTGATGGAGTATTCGGTTGGAGAACAAAGCTTGCTGTAATGAACTTTCAGAGGTCGCGGGGATTAAAAGTTGACGGTATTGCTGGTTATTGGACATTAAGAGCTTTAAACTTAAGTTTCGATAATACTTACAGAGGATATGAAGGTAGGTTTTCAGCGAGAGATATTGAACTGCTGGCAAGACTTGTTTATGCAGAAGCCAGGGGTGAACCTTATATAGGCCAGGTGGCTGTAGCGGCATCGGTATTGAACAGGATAAAAAGTCCCTTATACCCCAATTCGATTCCGGAAGTAATATTCCAAATTGAGGGAGGCCGTTATCAGTATAGTTGCGTTCCGGATGGACAGATAAATTTAGTTCCGGATGAAACGGCAAGGAAAGCGGTCTATGATGCTCTTTCAGGTTTCGATCCTTCAAAGGGAGCAATAGGTTACTATAATCCAAAAAAGACTAATGATTTATGGGTACGGCAAAGGCCGGTAACCGTTATTATTGGAGACCACGTATTTTTTAAATAA